Proteins from a genomic interval of Candidatus Omnitrophota bacterium:
- a CDS encoding ribbon-helix-helix domain-containing protein, giving the protein MAQTRDVEVITFKADRDLMKLLKGIRNRSEFIRTAVLEALDNACPFCRGTGVLTTHRKKHWKDLAGHHSAKECRECHEEVLVCTH; this is encoded by the coding sequence ATGGCGCAGACCAGGGATGTGGAGGTCATCACTTTTAAGGCGGACCGTGACCTGATGAAATTATTGAAAGGCATCCGCAACCGTTCGGAGTTCATCCGCACCGCGGTGCTGGAAGCGCTGGACAATGCGTGCCCGTTCTGCCGCGGCACCGGCGTTTTGACCACACACCGCAAGAAGCATTGGAAAGATCTGGCGGGGCATCATTCGGCGAAAGAATGCAGGGAATGTCATGAGGAGGTTTTGGTGTGCACGCATTAA
- a CDS encoding zinc ABC transporter substrate-binding protein, producing the protein MHALRTIGLCCLLACPAYAGTPLKAVATFSILGDMVKNVGKDKVDVTVLVGSDGDVHTFEPTPQEAIALVRARVIFENGLHFEHWLDDLYASSGSRASRIIVTDGIEPIALGNDEDPHVWHDVSNAMLMTERIRDGLIAADQVNAAYYRENAEKYLAELAKMDHWIIETLKDVPDERRKLVTSHDTFGYFAKRYGFAVIGTAVGSASTEAADPSAAEIAQLIEKIKAAGIRVVFAENTHNPKLLESVAAEAGVKLAPRLYTDALGPAGSAGDTYVKMMRSNAGIFAESLK; encoded by the coding sequence GTGCACGCATTAAGGACCATCGGTTTATGTTGTTTATTGGCTTGCCCCGCCTATGCCGGGACCCCGTTGAAAGCCGTGGCCACGTTCAGTATTTTGGGGGACATGGTCAAAAACGTCGGCAAGGACAAGGTGGATGTGACGGTTTTAGTCGGCTCCGACGGGGATGTTCACACGTTTGAGCCGACCCCCCAGGAAGCCATTGCCCTGGTCCGGGCGCGGGTGATCTTTGAAAATGGCCTGCATTTTGAACACTGGCTGGATGATCTTTACGCGTCCAGCGGTTCACGCGCCTCCCGGATCATTGTCACCGATGGGATTGAACCGATCGCTTTGGGAAATGATGAGGACCCGCACGTCTGGCATGATGTGAGCAATGCCATGCTCATGACAGAGAGGATACGGGATGGGCTGATCGCGGCCGATCAGGTGAATGCCGCCTATTATAGGGAAAATGCGGAAAAATATTTGGCCGAATTGGCAAAGATGGACCATTGGATCATCGAGACCTTAAAAGACGTTCCGGATGAACGCAGGAAATTGGTCACGTCCCATGATACCTTCGGTTATTTTGCCAAACGTTACGGGTTTGCGGTCATCGGGACAGCCGTTGGATCCGCCAGCACCGAGGCAGCAGACCCTTCAGCCGCCGAGATCGCCCAACTGATCGAAAAGATCAAGGCTGCGGGGATCAGGGTGGTTTTCGCCGAGAACACGCATAATCCTAAATTGCTGGAATCCGTGGCTGCGGAAGCCGGAGTGAAATTAGCACCCAGGTTATACACCGATGCCTTGGGTCCCGCGGGCAGCGCAGGGGACACGTACGTTAAAATGATGCGGTCTAATGCCGGGATCTTCGCGGAGTCATTAAAATGA
- a CDS encoding ABC transporter ATP-binding protein: MMLSYCRHRHSSPDPHAPALAVKGLDVVYSGGEKPALKNVTLRVPVGVSMALVGPNGAGKSTLFKAISGLLPVRSGTVRVFGHRLGACHHRVVYLPQRSEIDWQFPMSVRDLVVTGRYVYLGWFARPGKKDLRMAADALEQLGAADLGERQISKLSGGQQQRVLIARALAQNADLLLLDEPLNAVDAETRHTIARVLEGIKAKGKTVIVATHYYDQQEGRFDGAIYLKDGEQVDALPH; this comes from the coding sequence ATGATGCTTTCTTATTGCCGGCACAGGCACAGTTCCCCGGACCCGCACGCCCCTGCTTTGGCGGTCAAAGGGCTGGACGTTGTTTATTCCGGCGGGGAAAAACCGGCGCTTAAAAATGTGACCCTGCGCGTTCCCGTCGGGGTATCCATGGCCCTGGTGGGGCCCAATGGTGCCGGCAAGTCCACGCTGTTCAAAGCCATCAGCGGGCTTTTGCCCGTGCGTTCGGGAACGGTGCGTGTCTTCGGCCATCGTCTGGGCGCGTGCCATCACCGCGTCGTCTATTTGCCCCAGCGCAGTGAGATCGACTGGCAGTTCCCGATGAGCGTGCGTGACTTAGTCGTCACCGGCCGTTACGTGTATCTGGGCTGGTTCGCGCGTCCGGGAAAAAAGGACCTGCGCATGGCCGCCGACGCTCTGGAACAGTTGGGAGCGGCGGACTTAGGCGAAAGGCAGATCAGCAAACTTTCCGGCGGCCAGCAGCAAAGGGTCCTGATCGCCCGGGCCCTGGCGCAAAACGCGGACCTTTTATTGCTTGACGAGCCGCTCAATGCCGTGGACGCGGAAACGAGGCACACCATCGCGCGGGTCCTGGAAGGCATCAAAGCCAAAGGGAAAACCGTCATCGTCGCCACTCATTATTATGACCAGCAGGAAGGCCGTTTTGACGGGGCCATTTATCTGAAAGATGGAGAGCAGGTTGATGCATTACCTCACTGA
- a CDS encoding metal ABC transporter permease: MHYLTDPFQYVFIQRAVLAAVIVGVLCAALGTFVVLRRMSLVGHALTHSALPGMVVAYLLGVSIFFGALMATVLTALGIGLLAKDEDVYEDTSVGMIPMVMFAVGILLISATKSYRDLSAMLFGNILGVTPADLDLIIVIAGASALALVLFHKEMKLLCVDPNYAKAIGVPFDLLRYGLLVFLALTVVVGIQAVGTVLTNALLVIPVAAARLLTDRLGVMMLIACAFAVIAALAGVYASYYFGIASGAAIVLAAACCFGLAWAIRLLSKR, from the coding sequence ATGCATTACCTCACTGATCCATTCCAATATGTATTCATCCAGCGCGCGGTCCTCGCCGCGGTCATCGTTGGCGTCCTGTGCGCCGCCTTGGGCACCTTCGTCGTGCTGCGGCGCATGTCGCTGGTCGGCCACGCCTTGACCCACAGCGCTTTGCCGGGCATGGTTGTGGCCTATTTGCTGGGTGTCAGTATTTTCTTTGGAGCGCTGATGGCCACCGTGCTGACGGCGTTGGGGATAGGTCTTTTGGCCAAGGATGAAGATGTCTATGAAGACACATCGGTGGGTATGATCCCCATGGTCATGTTCGCCGTCGGCATTTTGCTCATCAGTGCGACAAAATCCTATCGCGACCTGTCCGCCATGCTCTTCGGCAATATTTTAGGGGTCACGCCTGCGGACCTGGATCTTATTATTGTCATTGCCGGTGCAAGCGCGCTGGCCCTGGTCCTTTTCCACAAGGAAATGAAACTGTTGTGCGTTGACCCCAATTACGCCAAAGCCATCGGGGTGCCGTTTGACCTTTTGCGTTACGGCCTGCTTGTGTTTTTGGCCCTGACAGTCGTAGTCGGTATTCAGGCGGTGGGCACGGTCCTGACCAATGCTTTGCTGGTCATCCCGGTCGCGGCGGCGCGATTGTTAACGGACCGTTTGGGCGTGATGATGTTGATAGCCTGCGCCTTTGCCGTCATAGCCGCGCTGGCGGGCGTGTACGCGTCGTATTATTTCGGGATCGCCTCGGGCGCGGCCATTGTGCTGGCCGCCGCGTGTTGTTTTGGGCTTGCCTGGGCCATCCGCCTGCTATCCAAACGTTGA
- a CDS encoding DUF1844 domain-containing protein, with product MDLHNRWGEPMDKEPGGLIGPDGQPLPSAQELKPSEEEAAQPQLDFFNYAASLGFQAMIFLGEMPNPVTNQTEKNLKQAKFLIDTLVLIREKTIGNLTKEEGELLNGSIYELQKRFVEIAQKEKA from the coding sequence ATGGACCTGCACAATCGCTGGGGAGAACCCATGGACAAGGAACCGGGCGGGCTGATAGGCCCGGACGGCCAGCCCCTGCCATCCGCCCAGGAGCTCAAACCCTCTGAAGAAGAAGCGGCCCAGCCCCAACTGGATTTTTTCAATTACGCGGCCTCGCTGGGCTTTCAGGCCATGATCTTCTTGGGCGAAATGCCCAACCCCGTCACCAACCAGACGGAAAAGAACCTCAAACAGGCGAAATTCCTCATTGACACGCTGGTTTTGATCCGCGAGAAGACCATCGGCAATCTCACCAAGGAAGAGGGTGAATTGCTCAACGGTTCCATTTACGAATTGCAAAAGCGTTTTGTGGAGATCGCGCAAAAGGAGAAGGCGTAA
- a CDS encoding Trm112 family protein: protein MTCPEPSRRVDDALLAILACPACQGDVVLKDNKIVCTRCGRRYPIKDGVPVLLADEAEK, encoded by the coding sequence ATGACTTGCCCTGAGCCAAGTCGAAGGGTCGACGACGCTCTGCTGGCCATTTTGGCCTGTCCCGCCTGTCAGGGGGACGTTGTCCTTAAGGACAATAAGATCGTCTGTACCCGCTGTGGGCGCCGGTACCCCATCAAGGACGGGGTCCCTGTCCTTTTGGCCGACGAGGCCGAGAAATGA
- a CDS encoding Xaa-Pro peptidase family protein, with translation MTPRLKKLIAEFPHHKNIDGLLVVNDANIRYLTDFPAGESWLLVTPQKAVYITDFRYLLQARQGLKGVIVKQYTKTPCLVLFDLVRGLKVKRLGFDERHTSVAQFKKLKQFCPRRTKLVPAGGLVESLREIKEEGEIARIRACLKLHFKALDLLKKVVKPGVTERHVLARLERFVKSHKAGFAFDPIIASGPNSCYPHACVTDRVIRNNEPVLIDIGIEIGGYKSDLTRNFFLGRILPSVRQAFDAVKLAQSTAIAMIKPGVSAAQVDAKARNTLKKFGLAKYFGHSLGHGVGLDIHENPRLSCKSTGVLEPGMVVTVEPAVYIPNQFGIRVEDMVLVTSQGCEVLSTPLN, from the coding sequence ATGACCCCGCGTTTAAAAAAGCTGATCGCTGAATTTCCCCATCATAAGAACATCGACGGGCTTCTGGTCGTCAACGACGCCAATATCCGTTATCTGACAGATTTTCCAGCCGGCGAATCCTGGCTTTTGGTCACGCCCCAAAAAGCCGTCTATATTACAGACTTTCGTTATCTCCTGCAGGCCAGGCAGGGCCTTAAAGGGGTCATCGTCAAGCAATATACCAAGACCCCGTGCCTTGTCCTGTTCGATCTGGTCAGGGGCCTGAAGGTCAAACGGCTTGGTTTTGATGAGCGCCACACGAGCGTGGCCCAATTCAAGAAATTAAAACAATTCTGTCCGCGGCGCACCAAATTGGTGCCGGCCGGCGGCCTGGTGGAATCATTAAGGGAGATCAAGGAAGAAGGGGAGATCGCCCGGATCCGTGCCTGTTTGAAACTGCATTTCAAGGCCCTGGATCTTTTAAAGAAAGTGGTGAAGCCCGGGGTCACGGAGCGCCATGTCCTGGCCCGGTTGGAGCGTTTCGTCAAGTCCCATAAAGCAGGGTTTGCTTTTGATCCCATTATTGCTTCCGGCCCCAATTCCTGTTATCCTCATGCCTGTGTCACGGACCGTGTGATCCGCAACAATGAGCCGGTCCTGATCGATATAGGCATTGAGATCGGGGGTTATAAGTCTGACTTGACACGAAATTTCTTTTTGGGTAGAATTCTACCCTCTGTTCGCCAGGCCTTTGACGCCGTGAAACTTGCGCAAAGCACAGCCATCGCCATGATCAAACCCGGCGTCTCGGCGGCCCAGGTGGATGCGAAGGCACGTAACACATTGAAAAAATTCGGGTTAGCAAAATATTTCGGCCATTCCCTTGGCCATGGCGTTGGTTTGGATATTCATGAGAACCCGCGGCTGTCGTGCAAAAGCACGGGTGTTTTAGAACCGGGGATGGTCGTGACCGTGGAGCCGGCGGTTTACATCCCCAACCAGTTCGGGATCAGGGTCGAGGACATGGTTTTGGTGACATCCCAAGGATGCGAGGTATTGAGTACACCGTTAAATTAG
- the efp gene encoding elongation factor P, whose amino-acid sequence MAITINEIESGMGLMVDGQLYFITDFNHVKPGKGSAFVRIRLKNIRTDAVLERTFRTSESLDNAPLERRRMQFTYVSGDEYHFMDQSTYEDTIISKGLLGDAVKYLQDDAVVEVLLHKEQVVKVEIPTFIIATVIEADPGLKGDSSRAGYKPAKIDTGASVQVPLFIQTGETIKVDTRTGIYVERVKK is encoded by the coding sequence GTGGCCATTACGATCAATGAAATAGAAAGCGGCATGGGCCTGATGGTGGACGGCCAGTTGTATTTTATCACCGATTTTAATCATGTGAAACCCGGCAAAGGCAGCGCTTTTGTCCGCATCCGTTTAAAGAACATCAGGACCGACGCTGTCCTGGAGCGCACCTTCCGCACTTCGGAGAGCCTGGACAATGCGCCTCTGGAGCGCCGGCGCATGCAGTTCACCTACGTTTCCGGCGATGAATATCATTTCATGGACCAGAGCACCTACGAAGACACGATCATCTCCAAAGGACTTTTGGGTGACGCAGTCAAATACCTCCAGGATGATGCCGTGGTGGAAGTCCTTTTGCATAAGGAACAGGTGGTCAAGGTGGAGATCCCCACGTTCATCATCGCCACGGTCATCGAGGCCGATCCCGGCTTGAAAGGCGATTCTTCCAGGGCCGGATATAAGCCGGCCAAGATCGACACCGGCGCCTCGGTCCAGGTGCCGCTTTTCATTCAAACAGGGGAGACCATCAAGGTGGACACCCGCACCGGCATCTACGTTGAAAGGGTCAAGAAATGA
- the accB gene encoding acetyl-CoA carboxylase biotin carboxyl carrier protein, with the protein MNLKDIKEIIALMNEHNLNEIEIEREGLKLKLKKAADGQIGASASPHYAVESIPSPKTSVPSTAAPAADDAAKKGAKDIKSPMVGTFYRAPSPEAAPFVEVGQTVEVGQVVCVVEAMKLMNEIKSEVRGKVVQVAVENAEPVEFGQTLFVVDPI; encoded by the coding sequence ATGAATTTAAAAGACATCAAAGAGATCATCGCGCTCATGAACGAACATAATCTCAATGAGATCGAGATCGAGCGTGAGGGCCTGAAGCTGAAGCTCAAGAAAGCCGCCGACGGCCAGATTGGCGCGTCTGCCTCGCCCCATTATGCCGTTGAATCCATTCCTTCCCCCAAGACCTCTGTTCCCTCAACCGCGGCGCCGGCCGCCGATGATGCCGCTAAAAAAGGCGCCAAGGACATCAAGTCGCCCATGGTCGGGACGTTCTACCGCGCGCCTTCGCCGGAAGCCGCGCCGTTCGTCGAAGTGGGCCAGACCGTTGAAGTCGGCCAGGTCGTCTGCGTCGTGGAAGCCATGAAACTCATGAACGAGATCAAGTCGGAAGTGCGCGGCAAGGTCGTCCAGGTCGCCGTCGAGAACGCCGAGCCGGTCGAGTTCGGGCAGACCCTGTTTGTGGTCGACCCGATATAG
- the accC gene encoding acetyl-CoA carboxylase biotin carboxylase subunit, translating into MFSKILIANRGEIALRIIRACKEMGIRTVAVYSQADQHSLHVRFADEAVCIGKAASKDSYLNIPAIVSAAEITDVEAIHPGYGFLSENAHFAEICESCHIKFIGPTPEAIRKMGDKIIAKETVRKIGVPLTPGSNGVIKRPEDAVAVAQKVKYPVIIKAAAGGGGKGMRVCHNDVTLINSFKMAQTEAEANFGRGDVYIEKYVESPRHVEFQILADHHGNVIHLGERDCSVQRRHQKLLEESPSPGLETNLRKKMGDAAVKAARAVNYQGVGTIEFLLDGRSDFYFMEMNTRLQVEHPVTEMVTGIDLVKEQIKAAAGLKLKIKQEDVRFKGASIECRINAEDPYNNFIPSPGKIAELNLPGGPGVRIDTHIYPGYTISPYYDSLVAKVIVHGRDRDEAVRIMRRALDEFYIAPIKTTVPLHMEILQHPAFLQGKTTTHFLEKMLNH; encoded by the coding sequence ATGTTCTCTAAGATCCTGATCGCTAACCGTGGTGAGATCGCCCTGCGCATCATCCGCGCCTGCAAGGAAATGGGCATACGCACCGTCGCTGTCTATTCCCAGGCGGACCAGCATTCTTTGCACGTGCGTTTCGCTGACGAGGCCGTGTGCATCGGCAAGGCCGCCAGCAAGGACAGTTATCTGAACATCCCGGCCATTGTTTCCGCCGCGGAGATCACCGACGTCGAGGCCATCCATCCCGGGTACGGGTTTTTGTCGGAGAACGCGCATTTCGCCGAGATCTGCGAGTCCTGCCACATCAAATTCATCGGCCCCACCCCCGAGGCCATCCGCAAGATGGGCGACAAGATCATTGCCAAGGAAACCGTCAGGAAAATAGGCGTTCCTTTGACCCCGGGCAGCAACGGGGTGATCAAGCGTCCGGAAGACGCGGTTGCCGTCGCGCAAAAGGTCAAATATCCCGTGATCATCAAGGCCGCGGCCGGCGGGGGCGGCAAAGGCATGCGCGTCTGCCACAATGACGTGACGCTCATCAATTCTTTCAAGATGGCCCAGACCGAGGCGGAAGCCAATTTCGGCCGGGGCGACGTTTATATCGAAAAATACGTCGAAAGCCCGCGCCACGTTGAATTTCAGATCCTGGCGGACCATCACGGCAATGTCATCCATTTGGGCGAGCGCGATTGCAGTGTCCAGCGCCGCCACCAGAAGCTGTTAGAGGAATCCCCCTCGCCCGGGCTTGAAACGAATTTGCGCAAGAAAATGGGCGACGCGGCCGTCAAGGCGGCCAGGGCCGTCAATTATCAGGGCGTGGGGACCATCGAGTTCTTGCTCGACGGGCGCAGTGATTTTTATTTCATGGAAATGAACACCCGCCTGCAGGTCGAGCACCCGGTCACCGAAATGGTCACCGGCATCGACCTGGTCAAGGAACAGATCAAGGCCGCGGCGGGGTTGAAACTCAAGATCAAGCAGGAGGATGTCAGGTTCAAGGGGGCGTCCATCGAATGCCGCATCAACGCCGAGGACCCGTACAATAATTTTATCCCTTCGCCGGGAAAGATCGCCGAGCTCAACCTTCCCGGCGGCCCCGGCGTGCGCATTGACACCCATATTTATCCCGGGTACACCATCAGCCCTTATTATGATTCCCTGGTGGCCAAGGTGATCGTCCACGGCCGTGACCGCGACGAAGCGGTGCGCATCATGCGCCGGGCGCTGGATGAATTTTACATAGCGCCGATCAAGACCACGGTGCCGCTGCACATGGAGATCTTGCAGCACCCGGCTTTCTTGCAGGGTAAGACCACGACGCATTTTTTGGAAAAAATGTTGAACCACTGA
- a CDS encoding ATP-dependent 6-phosphofructokinase, which produces MKKIGILTGGADCPGLNSVIRAVVRKGMQEGYVVTGIKNGWLGLIENDMRVLDVKSTTGILDRGGTILGTSRINPLADEEQVKKIKENYQRSGMDALIAVGGEETLKTALALYKRGIIRVVGVPKSIDNALSGTDYAFGFDTAVNIATQCIDRLHTTAESHHRIMVVEVMGLYTGWIAVQAGIAGGADIVLIPEIPVKLDEVYEHLRERHKRGKPFSILVISEGTKIEGYLPQSTDPSVPVVEKRRFGSVGEYLAKIIEDNTGYETRVSVLGYIQRGGTPTSFDRVLGTRLGVKAVELVKEQKFGKMASLRDNKIRFVDIEEAVRERKQVNMDLVDIANIFYAGP; this is translated from the coding sequence ATGAAAAAGATCGGCATATTGACAGGCGGGGCGGATTGTCCGGGGTTGAATTCGGTGATCCGCGCGGTTGTGCGCAAAGGCATGCAGGAGGGCTATGTCGTCACCGGCATCAAGAACGGGTGGCTGGGCCTTATTGAAAATGACATGCGCGTTCTGGACGTCAAGTCCACCACCGGTATTTTGGACCGCGGGGGCACCATTTTAGGCACCAGCCGTATCAATCCTTTGGCTGATGAAGAGCAGGTCAAGAAAATAAAAGAGAATTACCAGAGGAGCGGCATGGATGCGCTCATTGCCGTCGGCGGGGAAGAGACCCTGAAAACAGCCCTGGCCTTGTATAAACGCGGCATCATCCGTGTCGTGGGGGTCCCTAAGTCCATTGACAATGCCCTTTCCGGCACTGATTACGCGTTCGGGTTTGACACGGCGGTCAATATCGCCACCCAGTGCATTGACCGCTTGCACACGACCGCGGAATCGCATCACCGCATCATGGTCGTTGAGGTCATGGGACTTTACACCGGCTGGATCGCGGTACAAGCCGGTATTGCCGGCGGGGCGGACATTGTCCTCATCCCGGAAATACCGGTCAAGCTGGATGAGGTGTATGAGCATTTGCGCGAGCGGCACAAACGCGGCAAACCGTTTTCCATCCTCGTGATCTCCGAAGGCACGAAGATCGAAGGGTATCTCCCTCAATCCACGGACCCCAGTGTCCCGGTGGTTGAGAAACGCCGTTTCGGCAGCGTCGGGGAATATCTGGCCAAGATCATCGAGGACAATACCGGTTATGAGACCCGTGTCAGCGTTTTGGGGTATATCCAGCGCGGCGGCACGCCGACCTCGTTTGACCGTGTTTTGGGCACGCGCCTGGGGGTCAAGGCCGTTGAACTGGTCAAGGAACAGAAATTTGGGAAAATGGCCAGTTTGCGCGACAACAAGATCCGTTTCGTGGACATTGAAGAAGCCGTGCGCGAACGCAAACAGGTGAACATGGACCTGGTGGACATTGCTAACATTTTTTACGCGGGACCATAA
- a CDS encoding SIS domain-containing protein, giving the protein MEKTVRDIFAESIVVKQATLAKNCSQIVRAAQSVLTAFKGGHKVFFFGNGGSAADSQHIAAEFIGRFQKERKSWPAIALTTDTSILTALGNDYNFDIVFARQLEGLGQKGDVAFAISTSGNSKNVLAGVKQARAMGMTTIGVTGGTGGALASACDMTIVAASSKTARIQETHLCIFHAICEIVENAL; this is encoded by the coding sequence ATGGAAAAAACAGTCCGGGATATTTTTGCGGAATCGATCGTTGTCAAGCAGGCCACCCTGGCGAAAAATTGTTCCCAGATCGTCCGGGCCGCCCAAAGCGTGCTGACGGCGTTCAAAGGCGGGCATAAGGTTTTCTTTTTCGGCAACGGCGGTTCCGCGGCCGACAGCCAGCACATCGCGGCGGAATTCATCGGCCGTTTCCAGAAAGAACGCAAGTCCTGGCCGGCCATCGCGCTGACCACGGACACGTCCATTTTGACCGCTTTGGGCAATGATTACAATTTTGACATCGTTTTTGCCCGCCAACTGGAAGGGTTGGGACAAAAAGGCGACGTGGCCTTCGCCATTTCCACGAGCGGTAATTCCAAAAATGTTTTGGCCGGGGTCAAACAGGCCAGGGCCATGGGCATGACCACCATCGGCGTCACCGGCGGGACGGGCGGCGCTTTGGCGTCCGCGTGCGATATGACCATTGTCGCGGCCTCGTCTAAAACCGCGCGCATTCAGGAAACTCATCTGTGCATTTTTCACGCGATCTGCGAAATTGTTGAGAACGCGCTATGA
- the rfaE2 gene encoding D-glycero-beta-D-manno-heptose 1-phosphate adenylyltransferase has translation MKIIGIAALKKKLSALREAGRTIAFTNGCFDLMHLGHVTYLQKAKKGDRVLVVGLNSDQSIRRIKGPSRPIIGEKSRAAVLAALESVDFVVIFNEDTPEKIIKAVGPDVLVKGADWKGKKVVGADIVRKVELIAYVKGFSTTQIIKKIKKYG, from the coding sequence ATGAAGATCATTGGCATTGCGGCACTTAAGAAGAAATTATCCGCTTTGCGCGAAGCGGGCCGGACCATTGCTTTTACCAACGGCTGTTTTGACCTGATGCATTTGGGCCATGTGACGTATTTGCAGAAAGCCAAAAAAGGGGATCGCGTTTTGGTGGTGGGTTTAAACAGTGATCAAAGCATCCGCCGCATCAAAGGCCCGTCCCGTCCCATCATCGGAGAAAAATCCCGCGCCGCTGTTCTGGCGGCTTTGGAAAGCGTTGATTTCGTCGTGATCTTTAATGAAGATACTCCGGAAAAGATCATCAAGGCCGTTGGGCCCGACGTCCTTGTTAAAGGCGCGGACTGGAAAGGCAAAAAGGTCGTCGGCGCGGATATTGTCAGGAAGGTGGAGCTCATTGCCTATGTCAAAGGGTTTTCCACGACGCAGATCATCAAGAAGATCAAAAAGTATGGGTAA
- a CDS encoding thiamine-phosphate pyrophosphorylase — protein sequence MGNAGLYRILDANFNRAKEGLRVCEDICRYGWDDKPLTRAYKDARHQLTAVLESLVLGKALKERDIAADVGRPSTVSEGRRADLAAVFWANSQRVKESLRVVEEVVKLLDAKAAQNTKQLRYKVYALEQKAVGRR from the coding sequence ATGGGTAATGCAGGCCTGTACCGCATTCTGGATGCCAATTTCAACCGGGCCAAAGAGGGTTTGAGGGTTTGCGAAGACATTTGCCGTTACGGATGGGATGATAAGCCCTTAACACGCGCTTATAAGGACGCGCGTCATCAATTGACCGCGGTTTTGGAGTCCCTGGTCTTGGGAAAGGCGCTCAAAGAGCGGGACATTGCCGCTGATGTGGGCCGGCCCAGCACCGTCAGCGAGGGCAGGCGCGCTGATCTGGCCGCGGTGTTCTGGGCCAATTCCCAGCGGGTCAAGGAATCCCTGCGCGTCGTCGAGGAAGTTGTCAAATTATTAGACGCGAAAGCCGCGCAAAACACTAAGCAATTGCGGTACAAAGTGTATGCCCTTGAACAAAAAGCGGTTGGCCGGCGCTAG
- the thiE gene encoding thiamine phosphate synthase, with protein sequence MPLNKKRLAGARLYLILDAQVIGHDRLLSVLKTAVRCGAGIVQLRDKNGSAKDILSFCRKALKITAGRVLFIVNDRVDMAVLSGADGVHLGQDDISCRQARRMMGPQALIGVSCQTFEHARKAQNEGADYIGFGSVFKTKTKPDRRPMDLKVLRRVVAEMRIPVFPIGGISRSNINVLTAIGIRRAAVCRDILLAKDPGRAVKELKQYLSEPWR encoded by the coding sequence ATGCCCTTGAACAAAAAGCGGTTGGCCGGCGCTAGATTATATTTGATCCTGGACGCGCAGGTCATCGGGCATGACCGTCTGCTGTCTGTTTTAAAAACCGCTGTTCGTTGCGGGGCGGGTATAGTACAATTACGGGACAAAAACGGCAGCGCTAAAGATATTTTGTCCTTTTGCCGGAAGGCGTTGAAGATCACGGCCGGCCGTGTTTTGTTCATTGTTAACGATCGTGTGGACATGGCTGTTTTAAGCGGGGCAGACGGTGTTCACCTGGGGCAGGACGATATTTCCTGCCGCCAGGCCAGGCGGATGATGGGGCCGCAAGCCCTGATCGGGGTCTCGTGCCAGACCTTTGAACATGCCCGCAAAGCCCAAAACGAGGGCGCGGATTATATCGGGTTCGGTTCGGTGTTCAAGACCAAAACAAAACCGGACCGCCGGCCAATGGACCTGAAGGTTTTGCGTCGTGTTGTTGCCGAAATGCGTATCCCGGTGTTTCCCATCGGCGGCATCAGCCGAAGCAATATCAACGTCTTGACCGCGATAGGGATCAGGCGAGCAGCTGTTTGCAGAGATATTTTATTGGCCAAAGATCCAGGCCGTGCAGTCAAAGAATTAAAGCAATATTTGAGCGAACCTTGGAGATAA